The Delphinus delphis chromosome 11, mDelDel1.2, whole genome shotgun sequence DNA segment tataatatatagtattactTTGTATGCTTCCTTAATTTTATATACAAGTTTTCATACTATgtattttcttctgcagctttttatttttcactcagcaaTTAGTTGAGCAATCCATCCACACTGAGACACAGGATTCtggtttaattcatttttattattgttttgagaTCCATTGTATGAACAAGTGACAAAGTAGTTATTGATCAGGTTACCAGACTTTTTAGGTGTTCACAATATTTTTGGTCTTAAGCAGTTGCCACTATGCCCGTCATTTACATGGTTCCATGTCACCTTGTGTCCATATGAAAGGCACGATGGTGTACAATTCTGTGTGGTAAAGAACATGGCCTGTGGagcttcaggcacagctggatccaggtgctcaTACTATGTCATCAGGAATCTGTCTAGTACCATCTCTTGGCTTTGCTTTCCTCTATGCTGACTTCATTCTCAGTGGTCTCTCCACATAGCGTGCCCCCTAGCAGCTCTGGGCTTATATCCTGCCAGTGGACAGAGGTCACTCCTTTCTAGAAAGTTCCAGCAGCAATGGATAAGATTGGGATATGTGTTCATCTGGAACAAATCAGACCAGGAGAATGGGATTTCTCACTGGCCGATCCTGGGTCATGTGCTTATTCCAGTCAGTCTCATCAAAGCACAGTAGACTGAGAATGGGGAAGGAGTGATGTTCTGAAGAAAAACAGAGGAGTTGTTGCCAAACAAGGGAGGACTGATGCTGGGCAGGCAAAAACAGAGGTCCAGGACCTCATCAGTCCCTCCTGTATGCACCCCTTTACCGCAGCACATGTCACACTACATGTGCCGTTTACATATCTGTGTCCCTTTTTCAGCTGGGAATCTCTCGAGGAAAGGAGACCTCATCCTTCGTCTCATCTCCCAGAGCGAATGCAATTCTGCCTGGTTCATAATAAACAGCCACTTGTGGAATCCACACTTTAACCAAACACAgcctgaggagggggaaggactGTCAAAGCCCCTGCCCCTGTAGTTTTCACCTCCTTCCCTGTGGACCCAGCCAGAGAGGCGAGAGGAAGAACATTTCCACCACACCTCACCCTCTTTTTTCATCTCAGAGTCATTGACCAGTAAGATGGAGACCCCAAAATGTGTTATCCAGCTCAAAAATCCTTATGCACTCAAACAGatgctgtttattgagcacctactatgtgtcacatttttttaaataagtgacaGAGGCAAGATTTATCAAATAAGAATGTGTCCAGccttctgtaaatatactaagaACAATTGTACATTTTAATAGGGTAGATTttgtagtatgtgaattataactcttcgttgtggtgcgcaggcttctcattgcggtggcttctcttgttgtggagcacgggctctaggcgcacgtgcttcagtaattgtggcatgtgggctcagtagttgtggctcacaggctctagagcacaggctcagtagttgtggcacatgggcttagttgctccacggcatgtgggatcttcacagaccagggatcgaacctgtgtcccctgcattggcaggcagattcttaaacactgtgccaccagtagAGTCCCAGGACTAGgtatttttaagtgaagaaaataaatcagttatAGAGTAATTCAGAGCACAGGTTTTTAACTGGGATTTTCTTCTGAAACCAAAGGGGAGACACTGAAGGATTTAGTGGGGAAACGACCCAGGCTAACTTTTGAGAAAGTCTCTTTCTCAGAGCTTTTGAGAAAGATCACACCAGTTACCCATGGAGGATTCCCTGAATGGGAACCAGGCTGGGGATAGGGGAGGCCAAATAGGGGCTGTTCGAATCCTTCAAGACACGGACTGCAGTTTGTACATTTAGCTCTGTTTCTTTCCACATTTACTGCTGGTCTCCTCCCACCTGGACTGAGCATCATGAAGGCAGGAGCCGGATCTGTCTTGTTCCTTGTCATCTCCTCCTTGTCCAGCAAAGAGAGGTGCTCTCCGagtattgttgaatgaatattgaCCACGTTTCTGTGTTAACAGGCAGGGGGTGCAGTCAGCGGTTGCTGCTGGAATTCAGGCACCATCTGGTGATGGAGTGAAGGCTGCAAGGAATGGGATGGAAGTGGCTGTGTCTGGGCTTCAACCTGAGTGGATGTGGAGggacaggaaaagagagaggtggggagacaTGGGTGACTCCTGAGCTTCTGGTTCAAGCAATGAGGGAGCAGTGGTTCCACTGACTCCAGGGGAAAGTGATGACTTCGGTTTCGAACCCTGTGAGATGTTAGGCAGTGGGGGCAGGGTGTCCAGATGTTACTGGAAAAAGAGATCAGTAGCTCAGAATCATGTTTTGAGGAAGATATAGGGTGATTGCAAAATATTTAACCCCTGGCAAAGCATGGGTGCCCACCCATGAGAACTAATGCTTCCATGAGGGTGGAGCACAGTCCTGGAGACCTCACTACACCAAGGTTTTAGCCTATTAGTTGTTGGACTGTAAGGAGGTTAGTGGTCCCGAGGGAGGGCACTCAGGGGGCTCAGGGCTGCAGCTATTTACCAAGCAGCACAGAAGTATTTCAATCTTTTACCCTCCGGTGTGGCTGCACATGAATGAGCACTggagctcttactatgtgccagacgctGTGACAAGCTAAACCCTCTCGATCCATGGCCTCATTCAACCCTCACAATCATCCTGTGAggtgtcatcatcaccatcatcatcatcatcactattctAAGTGACATGGGATGTGGTGGAGCAGTCTCCTTACCAGCGTGCTGCCAGTCTTGCTTGGGGAATTTCACCGCAGCCTATTATCCTGGTGCTGGACCATCTGCAGTTTAATCAATACCTTCAATTACTTGTGCCTATCGCCTGTTCAAAGGCCGGGGCAAACTCATGTTTCCTGAGGGTTCCCATTACTCATGGACACATTCCAAGAGACTTCCCATAGGCCTTTGCAAACCTCTTCTAACCACCCCAGCCCAAGCCTGGCAGAACTGGCCACTCCCTATTCTGTACCCCATTACACCTGGCTATAGCATCTATAATTCCTTATGATATCTACCAGCTTACATGACTGTCACTCCCACTTGGTTACAAGTCCTTTAAGGATAAGGATCCTGTCGAGTGCATCTTGAATTCACTGATACCTAGCAAAATGTCTGGCTATGGGCTCACTAAATGtccactgaatgaatgagtgagcagACACGAGCAAGACTGAATTGTGATTGTTATTTGGGGTGAGATCTATCTCATaatgcattccttttattttcaccaCTTGAATTTATATCTGACTACTTCTCGGACCCTTGTTTTCAACTATTaatattaaatgagaatatattaAACTACTCCACAGTCTGAGGTTAGACTGCAGAAATGATGGTAAAAGAGCAAGAATATGCCTGATGCAACCAACCAAGCTGAGAAGAAACAAGAATTTAATTGGCTCCACACATGGGAGTTTATGCTGTTCAGCACCTTCCCCCAAAGAGGGCAAAACAAGCTGTTAAAACATAAACTCTTTgacctcaaaataaaaatacagatgatttCTAACACCTATAAAGGGCCCATCCTGATTGCAAACTGCTTTGGGAGAAAGAGCTGTGAAGCCTTAAGGATCTGCCTCCCTCCAGGACGCAGATGACTGGCAGAGGAGTTCAAAGATGAGGGACCCTCCAGCCAGAAAGGAGGCTTAAAGCTCCGTATGCACTCAGGTCTTGGCCTCCCTCTACTCCCTGAGTGGGAGAGAAAAGAGCTCCTGTAGCCTCTGGCTCTGAAACAATGGACAGCAGGTACTGCACAGGTCAATGTGACCCTGTACTTGTGCTGCTGGAAGCTGGAGGATGCTGTCACAGCTAAGAGCAGGGACTGGGCTCAAACCTCagtcctgccacttcctagctagTGATCACACATGATGCTTCTCAGCCTGCTGCCCCTCTGTAAAACGGGGAATGATGCTGCCTACCTCCAGGGAAATATTAGGATTAATAAACAGAGGCCTATGAACTGCTAAGCACCACGCCTGGCATACAGGTACTCAATTCAGTAAACAGTGTCCCTTATTAAGTGGCAGGTGGATGGCAACCTGGCAAGTAAAGGAAACATGCCCAGGTTTACACGGGGGCCAAAGGTCACCAAGATAGTCCAAGACAGTGGTCCTTAAACCTGGCTGTGCATTAGAATCAGCAAGGGAGCCTTTAAAATGCTAGTGCCAGCCCTCTGTACACCCACTGAATCTGAATCCATGGGGATGGGCCCCAGGCATTTCTAAAAGCTCCTATAAGATTCTAACAGGTAGCCAGGGTTGAGACCCTCTGCTATAGCTAAGAGTTGGGGTCAAGCAATGACCTATAAATAAACCTGCTAATAATCAATCAAAACTATGCCCCCAGGCCTAAGAGGGAGTCCGTCTTGGTTttagaattggaaaaaaatagtcttaaaatTGAACACTTACCCATCTTTCTAATCCTGAATACTGCATGTTAATAACATACATCGTTCAAAGTTACTAAATTCTCAGAAAgcaaccactctggaaaagtCGTAACAAAGCTCAAGTGtttattaagaattaaaaatactgtaaataaGCCATACAGTTCATTTCACAGTAAACTAaacaaaccttttttttcctttttcttttccttttttttttttcttttttcttttttaaagggcaAGACAGCCATTAAAGGACAGCTCAAAGGAGAAGGGAAACAGCAAACAGCTACAGAAAATGCACGTGTTCCTCACTGATGGATGAGGTCTGCTGACAGCAAACCTCTTCAGGGACATCGCAGTAAAATGAAGATGTGGCCTCCATTCCCCAGGGAGGCAGCCCATGCCTTTATGAGCAGCTCTCATAATACATTTCTTTAACGAATCCAAGGATTCCCTTTTCAGGAATTCTAAACCCTTACTCTAAACACATTATTTGGGGACCCTACCAAGAGGCGACATAGGTCGGCCACAGGGGACTCTGGGCGGGTTGTGCCTTCACATTCTGAACCGTCTGGATTCTTTTGCATAGTTATCATTGAGATGGAGAAATGGTTCAGGAATGGAAAAGACACGTACCCCACAGACCACCAAGCAGCTAATTCTTTTCAACTAAAGATGGAGGGGCTTGTCCCCCTCCCAATTCAGAGCTGCCATTTATGAACTGTAACCAGTTTAAAGTGGAAGACAAGAAGTGAGTGACATCTCATGAAAACCTTGGccaaaagtactaaaaaaaaaaaaaaaagtgaaatgaattttccttaaagacaattagaaaaaaaaatacctcctccccctttttttgTTACTTGAAATCCTCCAGCCAGGCAGGGTTTTTGAGGTTAATCTGCTTCCGTTTATCCTCGGTTGCAGCCACTACGGTTCTTCCCTGACACTAGGGAGAAACATCCCTTCTAGAAGGCACCTCTGATGCACAGGGGCTGGGCCTTCGGGAAACCCAACCAAAGCAGAAGCAGAAGGCCTGCGCAACCGATAGCGCGTGGTAACCATCGTAAATAAATTAAACGGGCACAGAAACACAGAACGCCCCAGTGATCCTGGTGGTGTGGCCGGCTCTTCGGGAGGGACCaggccctggggggaggggcgcgGGAGCGAACAACACATTTTTTGGTCGTGAGAAACTGGACTCGCCATCCGCGCCCTGCCCACGCAATCCATTTAGACTTTCTCGTGAATCTTTTCCACTTTCACAAACAACCTATCCAGGTCATTCCTCAGGTCCTCTAGCAAACTTTTGGCTGACTCCAAGTTGTTCTCGTTGGTCTCAATCTTCACTGAGTACGCGACCAAACTGTCCACGGCAGTCCTGAGCATTTTCAAGTCCGACTCCACCTGGCCCACGGAAGCTCTGAGGTTGTCCAGAGAGGAGAGTCTGTCCAGCAGGTCCTGGGGGGGCGCGGCGGCAGCGTCGCGGGTGAGCAGTGTGCGGACCTGCTCCTGCACCTTCTGCAGCGCCTCCACGGCGCCGGGAAGCTCAGCCATGCGACGCTTCAGTTCGTCCACGTCTCCGACCAGGGAGAGCTGGGCCTCACCGAGGCCGCGCACCCTGCCCGCCAGGCCACCGGCGTCGGCGTCAACGTCTGCGTCGTGGGCGGGGCCCAGGCTGGCCACGCGCTCCTGCAGGTCCGCCAGGTTCCGCGCCTGCTCCTCGCTCTGCGAGCGCAGCGCCTCCACCGTCTCGCGGTGGTGCTCCCAGGCCGCCCGCGCCGCCTGCACCCCATCTTCCACGCTCTGCAGCCGCGAGTCCAAGCCCTGGCTCTCCTTCTGAAGCGTTTCGAAGGCCTCGGAGGGTCTGAAGACCCCGTCTTCTTCCGGCCTGAGGGATGCGGCCTTCAGCTGGCCGAGCTCCTCCTCGAGTCTCCGGATCTCCTCGGGCAGGCGGGCGGCCGACTCCTCCGCCCGGAGAACCTTCTCCATGAGCGCCTGCAGGGTGTGGTGCTCCGAATCGGCCGCCTCCTTGAACCTCTGCTGCTCCTGTTTGAGGCTCACCAGCTCTTTGACCTCCGTGTAGACATCAGACTCCATGGTCTGGACTGTGCTTCTCAGGGCCTCAATGTCCTTCTCTTTGGACTTAACCGAGGTTTGTATTTCCTTCACTGCTTCCCTCAAGGCTTTCAAATCCTGCTTGTATCCCTCCGAGTCTTCCAGAGAGGTGACCTTGGCCTTCACGTCGTTTATTTCCTTCTGGCTCCTCTTCTGGACCTCGGTGAAGATGGCAATGTTGTCGTTGATGGACTTGGTGAGCTCGGTCAGCCTTTCCTCCACCGTGTTCTCCAGGGATGTGAAGTCCCGCTCCCGGGCGTCCTTGACCACGTGGATCCCATCTGAGAGGTCTTTGAGGATCTCATTCTGGAGTTTTTGCAGAACTTCACTGATGCGGTTGATCTCGCTCTCCCCTTGCTTCACGGCTTTCTCTGTGAGATCTTGTTTATGTTGGGAGCTTCTCACGAAGGACTCAAAAGTCCCGAACGTGGCTTGCAGAGACTGCACCTGTAACCAAAATCCAGATGTTAACCACGGAGAAGAGCTGATGGGTTTTATGCAATtcagttgtatttcttttcatttgcccAGCTTACAGGTCCCTCCTCTTCCAGAATAGTACCATAATTTTTCCTTTAGGGAACCATCCTTGCACATAGCCCATGTGGTTTGGGGGACCAACCCCAAGGCCAGCTCCAAATGCTCCAGGCCTGACCAATCAATGCTTTCTGTCCACCCACTTCCCACCCGCTCCTGGAACCACAGTGATTAGCCCATGGATGGGCATGTGGCCTAAACCAGACCAACAAATCGATTCCAAGACTTCTCTTAAAACTATTGGGAAGGGAAACTGCTTTCTACTGGGATTGCTACCTATAGGATGAGGGAGGCCTGGAACAGCTCAGACCAGCACATGACCAACACCTGCCTACAAATCCAGCCAGCACAGAGGGAAGCAGAACTAAGAGATGGCAAGGTCAAGTTCTGAAGACACAATTTAAATCTCTGGATACAGCTATACTGAAGGAACCTACTCTGGAACTTTTTTGTTTGAGCCAATaaattctttcccttcctccatctctgtttatGCCAGTTTAAGCTGAATTTTTAGCTCTTGCAACTGAAAGAGTCTCAAGTTTTTCTAGAAACAAAGCTGAGGCACATGGGAGACACTGGGCAGGGAGGCAAGAGACAAggttcaggtctctgctcaccGCCTATAGCTGTGTGGCCCCGAACAAATCACTGTCCTCACCTGAAAATGTGACCAGTGGACGGTGACCCTTAGCATTTTCTGGCTTTGTGAACACACTATGATCCTATTTGCCACTACACCTTCATTCTAAATAAATTCTACCCTAAACAGGGTCTGACCTGGAAACCACCCCCGGGAGCAGGTTTAATGCACTGAGAGGCTGAGTATGATGATTAATGGTCTGGGCTTCATCCTGATGTGGCACATGGTACCACCTAAAATGCTTTCttgccaaaaaaaagagagagaagagaatccAAATCTGTCAAGTTTCTAGCTCTAACCACCAATTCACAGAAAACATACAAGAGTGAAACATGCCATGAGGATACAGTCAAATCTACAATGTAGAAAATTCTGCAGGACAAATAATCAGgatcttcaacaaataaatggcatATTTAAAGGAGGAAATATAAGAAACTATTACAGATTAAAAGAAACTTAAGAGATTTCTCAATTAAATGCAATGTGTGGACTTATATGGATCCTGCTTCAAACACACCAACTGTAAAAGAGACATATTTTTGAgaaagtcagggaatctgattttGGACTGGGTATCAGGTGATAATCAAGAACTACTGTTAACTTTGTTAGGTGTAATATACTGTGTTTTGccaaaagaaacaagcaaaggagagggaaaggaaagaacagaaaggaaCTCTTTATTTGTTAGAAATAAATCCCAGAATACTTTGGGTCAACTAATGTGTCagtcaaaattaaaattagatcACTATCCACGGGGTCTGCCAGGGCAACAAGGGCCCTTCAGAGGGTCTAGAATTGAACTGACGATATTTTCTGAAGCCCTGCACCCACTTGTGCCCACTGACTCTTCCAGGGAAGGACAGGCCAGCTTCTCTGCCCATGCTCACGCCGTTCAGCAGACCTGGGCCATTTCCCAATACTGAGAGCATCAGAGCATCTGAGAACAAGACAACCAGGTGTGCATCCAACACGGTGGTGGAATAGAGTGCTTCAGACCCATACTGTTCCACCTCCAGCCCAAAAAGAGCACCA contains these protein-coding regions:
- the CKAP4 gene encoding cytoskeleton-associated protein 4 encodes the protein MPSAKQRGSKGGHGAASPSEKGAHPSGGADDVAKKPPPAPQQHPPPPPAPHPQQQPQQHPQNQAHGKGGHRGGKSSAAAAAAAASSSASCSRRLGRVLNFLFYLALVAAAAFSGWCVHNVLEEVQQVQRSHQDFSRQREELGQGLQGVEQKVQSLQATFGTFESFVRSSQHKQDLTEKAVKQGESEINRISEVLQKLQNEILKDLSDGIHVVKDARERDFTSLENTVEERLTELTKSINDNIAIFTEVQKRSQKEINDVKAKVTSLEDSEGYKQDLKALREAVKEIQTSVKSKEKDIEALRSTVQTMESDVYTEVKELVSLKQEQQRFKEAADSEHHTLQALMEKVLRAEESAARLPEEIRRLEEELGQLKAASLRPEEDGVFRPSEAFETLQKESQGLDSRLQSVEDGVQAARAAWEHHRETVEALRSQSEEQARNLADLQERVASLGPAHDADVDADAGGLAGRVRGLGEAQLSLVGDVDELKRRMAELPGAVEALQKVQEQVRTLLTRDAAAAPPQDLLDRLSSLDNLRASVGQVESDLKMLRTAVDSLVAYSVKIETNENNLESAKSLLEDLRNDLDRLFVKVEKIHEKV